In Streptomyces sp. SN-593, a single genomic region encodes these proteins:
- a CDS encoding S53 family peptidase — MTTSTRLVRTLRTAATVLLPLALAIPAAGAAQAATPAPAAGTVPTTLPADVENACGPAPAGQARCLAEIRTDVHGGLGVRGPRAAGAADAPLPAGYGPADLRSAYDLPTTGGADQTVALVDAYDDPTAEADLAVYRATYGLPACTTDNGCFRKVNQSGAASPLPVSAGASGWAEEEALDLDMVSAACPQCHILLVEADEPLEQDLAQSVDSAAALGATEVSNSYGVTEHNGDDVLAQDYSHPGVAVVASSGDAGYGVPSVPAAYPGVVAAGGTSLTPADNDRGWQETAWAGAGSGCSAWFAKPAWQQDTDCPGRTIADVSAVADPQTGLAVYNTTGPRTGWAVVGGTSASSPFIAGLIALAGNPSAFPDASRLYSAGAASGLNDVVGGSNGNCAGDYLCTGVEGYDGPTGNGTPNGLSAL, encoded by the coding sequence ATGACCACCAGCACCCGCCTGGTCCGTACCCTGCGGACCGCCGCGACCGTTTTACTGCCGCTCGCCCTGGCGATACCCGCGGCGGGCGCCGCCCAGGCGGCCACGCCCGCCCCGGCCGCCGGCACCGTGCCCACCACCCTGCCGGCCGACGTCGAGAACGCCTGCGGACCGGCGCCGGCCGGGCAGGCCCGCTGCCTGGCGGAGATCCGCACCGACGTCCACGGCGGCCTGGGCGTACGCGGTCCCAGGGCCGCGGGAGCCGCCGACGCGCCCCTCCCCGCGGGCTACGGCCCGGCGGACCTGCGTTCCGCATACGACCTGCCCACCACCGGCGGCGCCGACCAGACCGTCGCCCTGGTCGACGCCTACGACGACCCCACCGCCGAGGCCGACCTCGCCGTCTACCGCGCCACCTACGGGCTGCCCGCCTGTACCACCGACAACGGCTGTTTCCGCAAGGTGAACCAGAGCGGCGCGGCGAGCCCGCTGCCGGTGTCGGCGGGGGCCTCCGGCTGGGCCGAGGAGGAGGCCCTCGACCTGGACATGGTGTCCGCGGCCTGCCCGCAGTGCCACATTCTGCTGGTCGAGGCCGACGAGCCCCTTGAGCAGGACCTGGCGCAGTCCGTGGACTCCGCCGCCGCGCTGGGCGCGACCGAGGTGTCCAACAGCTACGGCGTCACCGAGCACAACGGGGACGACGTCCTCGCCCAGGACTACAGCCACCCGGGGGTGGCCGTGGTGGCGTCCTCCGGCGACGCCGGATACGGCGTACCGTCGGTCCCGGCGGCCTACCCCGGCGTCGTCGCGGCGGGCGGCACCTCACTGACCCCGGCCGACAACGACCGCGGCTGGCAGGAGACCGCCTGGGCCGGGGCGGGCAGCGGGTGTTCCGCCTGGTTCGCCAAGCCGGCGTGGCAGCAGGACACCGACTGCCCGGGCCGTACGATCGCGGACGTCTCCGCGGTCGCCGACCCGCAGACCGGGCTCGCGGTGTACAACACCACCGGGCCGCGGACGGGGTGGGCCGTGGTGGGCGGCACCAGCGCGTCCTCGCCGTTCATCGCGGGACTGATCGCCCTGGCCGGGAACCCCTCGGCCTTCCCCGACGCCTCCCGGCTCTACTCCGCCGGCGCGGCCTCCGGCCTCAACGACGTGGTCGGCGGCTCCAACGGCAACTGCGCCGGGGACTACCTGTGCACGGGGGTCGAAGGGTATGACGGTCCCACCGGCAACGGCACACCGAACGGGCTGAGCGCCTTGTGA